A portion of the Nitratidesulfovibrio termitidis HI1 genome contains these proteins:
- a CDS encoding HU family DNA-binding protein, whose product MTKADLVDKIAAKANLTKASAERSLNAFLDAVKDALAAEGKLTLTGFGTFAVEDRQARKGRNPRTGAEIKIPASKVVKFRPGKTLKDSIK is encoded by the coding sequence ATGACCAAGGCTGATCTGGTCGACAAGATCGCGGCAAAGGCCAACCTGACCAAGGCCAGCGCCGAGCGCTCGCTGAACGCGTTCCTGGACGCGGTGAAGGACGCTCTGGCCGCCGAAGGCAAGCTTACCCTGACCGGCTTCGGCACCTTCGCGGTCGAAGATCGCCAGGCGCGCAAGGGTCGCAACCCCCGTACCGGCGCGGAAATCAAGATTCCCGCGTCCAAGGTGGTCAAGTTCCGCCCCGGCAAGACCCTGAAGGACTCGATCAAGTAG
- a CDS encoding GatB/YqeY domain-containing protein produces MNLSERIEKDYVSAYKAKDAVRLGVLRMLKTAAKNMQVELMRPVTEAELLDVVLKQAKQRQDSIEQFTAANRTDLADKEQAELVILREYMPTPLEGDELAAAIDAAIAETGAKGPQDMGRVMQAIMNAHKGRVDGKALSATVRARLAG; encoded by the coding sequence ATGAATCTTTCCGAACGCATCGAGAAGGACTACGTGTCGGCCTACAAGGCCAAGGACGCGGTGCGCCTGGGCGTGCTGCGCATGCTGAAGACCGCCGCCAAGAACATGCAGGTCGAGCTGATGCGCCCGGTGACTGAGGCGGAACTGCTGGACGTGGTGCTGAAGCAGGCCAAGCAGCGTCAGGATTCCATCGAGCAGTTCACCGCCGCCAATCGCACCGACCTGGCCGACAAGGAACAGGCGGAACTGGTCATCCTGCGCGAATACATGCCCACCCCGCTGGAAGGCGACGAACTTGCCGCCGCCATCGATGCCGCCATTGCCGAAACCGGCGCCAAGGGTCCGCAGGACATGGGCCGGGTGATGCAGGCCATCATGAACGCCCACAAGGGCCGGGTGGACGGCAAGGCGCTTTCCGCCACCGTTCGCGCGCGCCTGGCGGGGTAG
- a CDS encoding endonuclease MutS2, whose amino-acid sequence MESRSLQVLEFGKVLTHLAGLCVSEAGAEAALAVRPLTGIDAVRHAAALFDEARRWAGHTGFRLSSFPPLDGVFRALDAPATVLDLDALWALRQTLGLARKLAVSIREGQSTGGRWDLLTALVDSHPLPQRTVSGLDRCVSDDGMLRDESSPELSLVRGEIRRIHQQCTRKVKEYAQRYNIGHYLQDEFMTLSSDRYVLPLKSNFKGRLQGIIHDYSQTGETCYFEPMFLVELNNGLQELKREEREEERKVLRYLTDLVRDELAAVRGAYDLLVEGDVLCARCVLSARFEETGDSGTVAVSEGGHVSLLGARHPLLALAAARGEKGGASAAHAAQSAPSASRGKSATGQVTQHGPQAVDIELLPGQLGLVISGGNAGGKTVCLKTLGLIALMGLAGLPVPVRPGSSLPFWTDIFAFIGDEQSLEDNVSTFTAQIRHLSGVWDRLGPGALVILDEFGAGTDPAQGAALAQAVLDEVMEAGSAVVAATHFPALKAYALTRDKVRAASVLFDPATKRPLFRLAYDQVGASQALDVAREHGLPEAVLRRAEQYLLLDGEDTSALVDRLNTLAVQREAEISSLRAEEVRLRDKRAKLDERFERERRTLFETVQGQAKTVLQEWKSGKVSHKQALKALAETRARLVSGAAGNGDADGMPGADDAPQAPALQVETLRTGQAVRYVPWGKKGTVVEVDARRGRVRVDLSGVTMWAEAKDLAALDEKPRVVVGAVTRTISDATASMRVDLRGMRADVAVSELSRALDKALLAGMSAVEAIHGRGTGALRKEIHAFLKSFPAVRSFALAPEDQGGDGMTIIELK is encoded by the coding sequence ATGGAATCCCGCAGCCTTCAGGTGCTGGAATTCGGCAAGGTGCTCACGCATCTTGCCGGATTGTGCGTTTCCGAAGCCGGAGCGGAAGCGGCCCTTGCCGTACGCCCGCTGACCGGCATCGACGCCGTGCGCCATGCCGCCGCCCTGTTCGACGAGGCGCGGCGCTGGGCCGGGCACACGGGCTTTCGCCTTTCTTCCTTCCCTCCGCTGGACGGCGTGTTCCGCGCGCTGGACGCCCCGGCCACCGTGCTGGACCTCGACGCGCTGTGGGCCCTGCGCCAGACGTTGGGGCTGGCCCGCAAGTTGGCCGTGTCCATCCGCGAGGGGCAGTCCACCGGCGGTCGCTGGGATCTGCTGACGGCGCTTGTGGACAGCCACCCGCTGCCGCAGCGCACCGTGTCCGGCCTTGACCGCTGCGTGTCCGACGACGGGATGCTGCGCGACGAAAGCTCGCCCGAACTTTCGCTGGTGCGCGGCGAAATCCGCCGCATCCACCAGCAGTGCACCCGCAAGGTCAAGGAATACGCCCAGCGCTACAACATTGGCCACTACCTGCAGGACGAGTTCATGACTCTTTCGTCCGACCGGTACGTGCTGCCGCTGAAGTCCAACTTCAAGGGGCGCCTGCAGGGCATCATCCACGATTATTCGCAGACCGGCGAAACCTGCTATTTCGAGCCCATGTTCCTGGTGGAGCTGAACAACGGCCTGCAGGAGCTGAAGCGCGAGGAACGCGAGGAAGAGCGCAAGGTGTTGCGCTATCTCACCGACCTCGTCCGCGACGAACTGGCTGCCGTGCGCGGCGCCTACGACCTGCTGGTGGAGGGCGACGTGCTGTGCGCGCGCTGCGTCCTGTCTGCCCGGTTCGAGGAAACCGGCGACTCAGGGACCGTTGCGGTCAGCGAGGGCGGTCATGTTTCGCTGCTGGGCGCTCGCCATCCGCTGCTGGCTCTGGCCGCCGCGCGCGGCGAGAAGGGCGGTGCATCTGCTGCCCACGCCGCCCAGTCTGCCCCTAGCGCCTCGCGCGGCAAGTCCGCCACCGGACAGGTGACGCAGCATGGTCCGCAGGCTGTGGACATCGAACTGCTGCCCGGTCAGCTCGGCCTTGTCATCAGCGGTGGCAACGCGGGCGGCAAGACGGTGTGCCTGAAGACGCTGGGCCTCATCGCGCTGATGGGTCTGGCCGGGCTGCCCGTGCCGGTGCGCCCCGGCAGTTCGCTGCCGTTCTGGACGGACATCTTTGCCTTCATCGGCGACGAGCAGAGCCTTGAGGACAACGTATCCACCTTCACCGCGCAGATCCGCCACCTGAGCGGGGTGTGGGACCGTCTTGGTCCTGGCGCGCTGGTGATTCTGGACGAATTCGGCGCGGGCACGGACCCGGCACAGGGCGCGGCCCTGGCCCAGGCCGTGCTGGACGAGGTGATGGAGGCAGGCTCCGCCGTGGTGGCCGCCACCCACTTCCCGGCGCTGAAGGCCTACGCCCTGACCCGCGACAAGGTGCGCGCCGCCTCGGTGCTGTTCGATCCGGCCACCAAGCGCCCGTTGTTCCGCCTGGCCTATGATCAGGTGGGGGCCAGCCAGGCGCTGGACGTGGCCCGTGAACACGGCCTGCCGGAAGCGGTGCTGCGCCGCGCCGAACAGTACCTGTTGCTGGACGGCGAGGACACCAGCGCCCTGGTGGACCGCCTGAATACCCTGGCCGTGCAGCGCGAAGCCGAAATTTCTTCACTGCGGGCCGAAGAAGTCCGCCTGCGCGACAAGCGCGCCAAGCTCGACGAGCGCTTCGAGCGCGAGCGCCGTACCCTGTTCGAAACCGTGCAGGGACAGGCCAAGACCGTGCTGCAGGAATGGAAGTCCGGCAAGGTCAGCCACAAGCAGGCCCTGAAGGCCCTTGCGGAAACCCGCGCCCGGCTGGTTTCCGGTGCCGCGGGCAACGGCGATGCCGACGGCATGCCGGGCGCCGACGATGCGCCGCAGGCCCCCGCGTTGCAGGTGGAAACACTGCGCACCGGGCAGGCCGTGCGCTACGTGCCGTGGGGCAAGAAGGGCACGGTGGTCGAGGTGGATGCCCGGCGCGGCAGGGTGCGCGTGGACCTGAGCGGGGTGACCATGTGGGCCGAGGCTAAAGACCTGGCCGCATTGGACGAAAAGCCTCGTGTGGTCGTTGGCGCGGTGACCCGCACCATTTCCGATGCAACCGCGTCCATGAGGGTTGACTTGCGCGGAATGCGTGCTGATGTTGCCGTAAGCGAACTTTCACGTGCGCTGGACAAGGCCCTGCTCGCGGGCATGTCGGCGGTGGAGGCCATCCACGGTCGCGGCACAGGGGCCCTGCGCAAGGAAATTCACGCGTTCCTGAAGTCATTCCCGGCCGTACGGTCGTTTGCCCTGGCTCCGGAAGACCAGGGCGGCGACGGTATGACCATCATCGAATTGAAGTAG
- the dnaG gene encoding DNA primase, with amino-acid sequence MKRRDGSVVQAIKARLNLVEVARRYVELRHTGGPRWMAPCPFHQETKPSFSINEEEGFFYCFGCQASGDIFDFYGRIHGLEFRETLEALAEEAGVSLEDDWKPDPKVQREQSFKRQCLRMYDVAREHFRRNLTIPAGQECRDYIARRQLSPEIVNSFELGWSLREWSALADALRRAGFQQSDAAQAGLLSRNDAGRMFDRFRGRMIFPIKNLAGQVIAFGGRIIADEDQAKYINSSDSAIYKKGEHLYGLFQARRAMTQHKTAMLTEGYMDVLTLHQYGYNMACGALGTALTPEQVKRLGGFCSTVELLFDGDNPGRKAAMRACEMLLTRGMRCKVVLLPDGEDIDSLLHDQGKDAFEALRKSAPDGLDFCIDTLRTLYSPGDALEWSRNLLRQAGAGHADGQLLASRFLSRIASGLGIREEAIREGLSGDFYKGAAAAAPGAREARNPAPQRQVDAVHTSGDAPAKRDRAVMFFLVRYPHHFARLREAGAELVLASPWARDLWAKMARHGAEPEQLLPNLSEREKEFWIRCRTGDVPPRDKELEELQDLLSGIESVTTRELGASSMMAALRQTATSTDPAAGIELLRALQETLGRSNG; translated from the coding sequence ATGAAACGCAGGGACGGCTCGGTCGTGCAGGCCATCAAGGCCCGCCTGAACCTCGTGGAGGTGGCGCGCCGCTACGTCGAGTTGCGCCATACCGGCGGCCCGCGCTGGATGGCCCCGTGCCCGTTCCACCAGGAGACCAAGCCTTCCTTCTCCATCAACGAGGAGGAAGGATTTTTCTACTGCTTCGGCTGCCAGGCTTCGGGCGACATTTTCGATTTTTACGGGCGCATCCACGGGCTGGAGTTTCGCGAAACGCTGGAAGCCCTGGCCGAAGAGGCGGGGGTTTCGCTGGAAGACGACTGGAAGCCGGACCCCAAGGTACAGCGCGAACAGTCGTTCAAGCGGCAGTGCCTGCGCATGTACGACGTGGCGCGTGAACATTTTCGGCGCAACCTGACCATTCCCGCCGGTCAGGAATGCCGCGACTACATCGCGCGCCGCCAGCTTTCGCCGGAGATCGTGAATTCCTTCGAACTGGGCTGGAGCCTGCGCGAATGGTCGGCCCTGGCGGATGCGCTGCGCCGGGCGGGTTTTCAGCAGTCGGACGCCGCGCAGGCGGGCCTGCTTTCGCGCAACGACGCGGGCCGCATGTTCGACCGTTTTCGGGGCCGGATGATCTTTCCCATCAAGAACCTGGCGGGCCAGGTCATCGCCTTTGGCGGACGCATCATCGCCGACGAGGACCAGGCCAAGTACATCAACAGCAGCGATTCGGCCATCTACAAGAAAGGCGAGCATCTTTACGGATTGTTTCAGGCGCGCCGGGCCATGACCCAGCACAAGACGGCCATGCTCACCGAAGGGTACATGGACGTGCTGACCCTGCACCAGTACGGCTACAACATGGCCTGCGGCGCGCTGGGCACCGCGCTGACGCCGGAACAGGTCAAGCGGCTGGGCGGGTTCTGCTCCACGGTGGAACTGCTGTTCGACGGCGACAACCCCGGTCGCAAGGCGGCCATGCGCGCCTGCGAAATGCTGCTGACGCGCGGCATGCGCTGCAAGGTGGTGCTGCTGCCCGACGGAGAGGACATCGACAGCCTGCTGCACGACCAGGGCAAGGATGCCTTCGAGGCGCTGCGCAAGAGCGCGCCCGACGGGCTGGATTTCTGCATCGACACCCTGCGCACGCTCTATTCGCCGGGCGATGCGCTGGAGTGGTCGCGCAACCTGCTGCGGCAGGCCGGGGCAGGGCATGCGGACGGCCAGTTGCTGGCATCGCGTTTTCTGTCGCGCATCGCTTCCGGCCTTGGCATCCGCGAGGAAGCCATTCGCGAAGGACTTTCGGGCGATTTCTACAAGGGCGCGGCGGCTGCCGCCCCCGGTGCGCGAGAGGCGCGCAACCCCGCGCCGCAACGCCAGGTGGACGCGGTGCACACCAGCGGCGATGCCCCCGCCAAGCGCGACCGGGCGGTGATGTTCTTTCTGGTGCGCTACCCGCATCATTTCGCCCGCCTGCGCGAGGCAGGGGCCGAACTGGTGCTGGCCAGCCCGTGGGCACGGGATCTGTGGGCCAAGATGGCCCGCCACGGCGCAGAGCCGGAACAGCTGCTGCCCAATCTTTCGGAACGCGAAAAGGAATTCTGGATCAGGTGCAGGACGGGCGATGTCCCGCCCCGCGACAAGGAACTCGAGGAATTGCAGGATCTGCTTTCCGGCATCGAATCGGTGACCACACGGGAACTCGGCGCATCAAGCATGATGGCCGCCCTTCGCCAGACGGCGACTTCCACCGACCCTGCCGCAGGCATTGAATTGCTCCGGGCCCTTCAGGAAACGTTGGGGAGATCGAATGGGTAA
- a CDS encoding DUF2062 domain-containing protein, which translates to MEWWGRLRRFVRFQYLRLMRQSASSHSLAMGLAVGVFVGFLPIIPFQTVVSLALAFVLRGNPVGAAIGTFVSNPLNVIPFYAMLYCVGGLLWHTTVAFDPANLDMTRMLELGRDFFLVMCLGGVVLGIPAAFVTYVLTFRGVNAYRQRRTIKLLRAWQARRDARLGQPVQSEQDAPPASTASPVSTASPASPASIVRPAPTDQAGPSSPSDHPSHTTTVNADTTGHHDGDRS; encoded by the coding sequence ATGGAATGGTGGGGTAGGCTGCGGCGCTTCGTGCGCTTTCAGTATCTGCGGCTGATGCGTCAGTCCGCGTCGTCCCATTCGCTGGCCATGGGACTGGCCGTGGGGGTGTTCGTGGGCTTTCTGCCCATCATCCCGTTCCAGACGGTGGTCTCGCTGGCGCTGGCCTTCGTGCTGCGGGGCAACCCCGTGGGCGCGGCCATCGGCACGTTCGTGTCCAACCCGCTCAACGTCATTCCCTTCTACGCCATGCTGTACTGTGTGGGCGGGTTGCTCTGGCACACCACGGTGGCCTTCGATCCGGCCAACCTGGACATGACCCGCATGCTGGAACTGGGGCGGGATTTCTTTCTGGTGATGTGCCTGGGCGGGGTGGTGCTGGGCATTCCCGCCGCCTTCGTCACCTACGTGCTGACCTTTCGCGGGGTGAACGCCTACCGCCAGCGCAGGACCATCAAACTGCTGCGCGCCTGGCAGGCCCGGCGCGATGCCCGGCTTGGCCAGCCCGTACAGTCCGAACAGGATGCACCGCCTGCTTCGACGGCTTCGCCTGTTTCGACGGCTTCGCCTGCTTCGCCTGCTTCGATTGTCCGGCCTGCTCCGACTGACCAGGCTGGCCCGTCATCCCCGTCCGACCACCCCTCTCACACAACTACCGTGAACGCCGACACAACCGGCCACCACGATGGAGACCGTTCATGA
- the rsmA gene encoding 16S rRNA (adenine(1518)-N(6)/adenine(1519)-N(6))-dimethyltransferase RsmA, whose protein sequence is MPSPDGAGGPRAKKSLGQNFLRDRNIAAKIVAALRIGPEDRVIEIGPGPGALTRHIHAAGPAQLFLLEKDYHWASEHGRTRPAEPPVITPVLTDALLFPWERLTPARSWKVIGNLPYNVASPLMWDILSTAPGLARAVFMIQKEVGERIVAAPGSGAYGALSVWLQSFVTPRLEFIVPPQVFVPRPKVDSAVLSFVPLGAARGRFDPARLSRLLKVCFQQRRKQLQRILRSYVQDDVPALLTGLGLDPAVRPESLAPEDFHMLSESVKIP, encoded by the coding sequence ATGCCGTCGCCCGACGGGGCAGGGGGCCCGCGCGCCAAGAAGAGCCTGGGGCAGAACTTCCTGCGCGACCGCAACATAGCCGCCAAGATCGTGGCGGCCCTGCGCATCGGACCGGAGGACAGGGTCATCGAGATCGGTCCCGGCCCCGGCGCGCTGACCCGGCACATCCACGCCGCCGGTCCCGCCCAGCTGTTCCTGCTGGAAAAGGACTACCACTGGGCCAGCGAACATGGCCGCACCCGCCCGGCGGAACCGCCGGTGATCACCCCGGTGCTCACCGACGCGCTGCTGTTCCCGTGGGAAAGGTTGACCCCGGCCCGCTCGTGGAAGGTCATCGGCAATCTGCCCTACAACGTGGCCTCGCCGCTGATGTGGGACATCCTGAGCACGGCCCCCGGCCTTGCGCGGGCGGTGTTCATGATCCAGAAGGAAGTGGGCGAACGCATCGTGGCCGCGCCGGGCAGCGGGGCGTATGGCGCGCTTTCGGTATGGCTGCAGAGCTTCGTCACGCCGCGTCTGGAGTTCATCGTGCCGCCGCAGGTGTTCGTGCCGCGCCCCAAGGTGGATTCCGCCGTGCTGTCCTTCGTGCCGCTGGGCGCGGCGCGGGGCCGGTTCGACCCGGCGCGTCTTTCGCGCCTGCTGAAGGTGTGTTTTCAACAACGCCGCAAGCAGTTGCAAAGAATTCTGCGTAGTTATGTGCAGGATGACGTGCCCGCACTGCTGACGGGGCTGGGGCTGGACCCGGCGGTGCGGCCGGAAAGCCTGGCTCCAGAAGATTTTCACATGCTCTCGGAATCCGTCAAAATCCCCTGA
- the rpsU gene encoding 30S ribosomal protein S21 encodes MPGVYLNDDEYNFDIALRRFKKQVEKAGVLSEMKKRQHYEKPSVMRKKKKAAARKRLLKKIRKMNMA; translated from the coding sequence TTGCCCGGTGTGTATCTTAACGACGACGAATACAACTTCGACATCGCGCTGCGTCGCTTCAAGAAGCAGGTCGAAAAGGCCGGCGTTCTTTCCGAAATGAAGAAGCGTCAGCACTACGAAAAGCCCAGCGTGATGCGCAAGAAGAAGAAGGCGGCCGCCCGCAAGCGTCTCCTGAAGAAGATCAGGAAGATGAACATGGCCTAA